One segment of Chionomys nivalis chromosome 3, mChiNiv1.1, whole genome shotgun sequence DNA contains the following:
- the LOC130872261 gene encoding beta-1,3-galactosyltransferase 5-like has protein sequence MNFMKMRLVYAFILTMGALCLYFSMEPFEEPPFVLKKGHGKFLQLPDIDCKQKPPFLVLLVTSSHKQLEARLAIRKTWGREAEIHGRNVKTLFLLGASDSTYEMNATAQEGKQHHDIIQKDFKDDYYNLTLKTLMGMEWVHHFCPQAAFVMKTDSDVFVNVGYLTDLLLKKNKTSRFFTGYIKSNDLPIRKKSSKWFVSKFEYPQDKYPPFCSGTGYVFSSDVASKVYNVSESVPFLKLEDVFVGLCLAILKIQPEELHTEQTFFPDSLRFSVCRFQKIVTCHSVTPQDLLTFWQILENSQEQDCSAV, from the coding sequence ATGAACTTCATGAAGATGAGACTGGTTTATGCTTTCATTCTGACAATGGGTGCTCTTTGCTTGTACTTCAGCATGGAGCCTTTTGAGGAACCACCATTTGTTCTCAAGAAAGGTCACGGGAAGTTTCTCCAGCTTCCAGATATAGACTGCAAGCAGAAGCCACCTTTCCTTGTGCTGCTGGTGACTTCGTCCCACAAGCAGCTGGAGGCTCGGTTGGCCATCCGCAAGACATGGGGTAGAGAGGCAGAGATTCATGGGAGGAATGTGAAGACCCTCTTCCTCCTGGGGGCCTCAGACAGCACTTATGAGATGAATGCCACAGCCCAGGAGGGCAAGCAGCACCATGACATCATACAGAAGGATTTCAAGGACGACTATTACAACTTGACCCTGAAGACATTGATGGGCATGGAATGGGTCCATCACTTTTGTCCTCAGGCAGCTTTTGTGATGAAGACAGACTCAGATGTGTTCGTGAATGTTGGTTATCTGACTGACCTGctgctgaagaaaaacaaaacctccagGTTCTTCACAGGCTACATAAAGTCCAATGATCTTCCCATCAGGAAAAAGTCCAGCAAGTGGTTTGTGAGTAAATTTGAATATCCCCAGGACAAGTACCCACCATTTTGCTCTGGGACAGGTTATGTCTTTTCTAGTGACGTGGCCAGCAAAGTATACAATGTCTCTGAGAGTGTTCCATTCCTCAAGCTGGAGGATGTGTTTGTTGGGCTCTGCTTGGCCATCCTGAAGATCCAGCCTGAGGAACTCCACACTGAACAGACCTTTTTCCCAGATAGCTTAAGGTTCTCCGTGTGCCGCTTTCAGAAAATTGTGACCTGCCACTCTGTGACACCTCAGGACTTACTCACTTTCTGGCAGATACTGGAGAACTCTCAGGAACAAGATTGCTCTGCTGTCTGA